From the genome of Vicia villosa cultivar HV-30 ecotype Madison, WI linkage group LG2, Vvil1.0, whole genome shotgun sequence, one region includes:
- the LOC131652208 gene encoding filament-like plant protein 7, whose amino-acid sequence MDQKQWNWGKKSREKSILETDKTNLTPKENHEVLELLDDREKLEKELKRLNDKLVLALSECNTKDEHMKKQTKIVQEAVSGWEKAEAEMLSMKEHLEESIHQELLYEERVANLDCALKECMQQLNFVRDEQERRIYDALMKASVEFDQSRVFLEKELSETSKRLAKTVIENSYLNKSIIVKDNLIEDMERQLTEAETDRDALMVRLESIEKDNASLKYETRLLQKELDTLNEFQFSRTASKLLQLESEIHSKGQVALEQPRSNLALQELSPASMSEIGNDDNVSYAESSASALISELEHFKSQKPESLSCKSFGPSDINLMGDFIEMEKLAVVSVEKLEDQSTFDSGKDSCRFDAPNAETQSIKRIRTQLQRDLNKSIGKMIELIDGINVPADDNNNHVASSGYMVRLFQWKTSDLNDVLQKFVNACYSLLNGKADHENFGIEVTTALEWIINHCFSIHDVSSMKDEVKKQFDWDEIESESEAKKLQTDTSRFQELEKTIASLRLELKTLEESNKRLEDQIQNERSLNRDHDSQLTETELNEAYHKILELEVELESKNHYCEELDTKFVELQLQLESMKKTHSNDYGNQKNDPLRTEWEITAASEKLAECQETILILEKQLKALAAKKDMSLFDNIIAAHRRPIITNTSSVSLSCKDAKMKNRPSLLDQMLADDDAKTKVCKANEKGFKQPLEKIVVLTGVRGNDDSVNVNSRLAILPAKKSGRRSFWKRMLGTRRKPKRKQVFQFNK is encoded by the exons ATGGATCAAAAACAGTGGAATTGGGGGAAAAAGTCAAGAGAGAAGTCAATTTTGGAAACCGACAAAACAAATCTTACTCCAAAAGAAAATCATGAG GTGTTGGAACTTTTGGATGATAGAGAAAAATTGGAGAAAGAGTTGAAAAGATTGAATGATAAACTTGTTTTAGCACTTTCTGAATGTAATACTAAAGATGAGCATATgaagaaacaaacaaaaattgTTCAAGAAGCAGTGTCAG GATGGGAGAAGGCGGAAGCTGAGATGTTATCGATGAAGGAACATCTTGAGGAATCGATACACCAGGAATTACTTTATGAAGAAAGAGTGGCGAATTTGGATTGTGCTCTTAAGGAATGTATGCAGCAGTTAAATTTTGTTAGAGATGAACAGGAGCGAAGGATCTATGATGCTTTGATGAAGGCTTCGGTAGAATTTGATCAATCTCGCGTTTTTTTAGAGAAGGAGCTATCAGAGACGAGTAAAAGGCTTGCAAAAACTGTGATTGAAAATTCTTATCTTAATAAATCTATTATTGTGAAAGATAATTTGATTGAAGATATGGAAAGACAGTTGACTGAAGCTGAGACGGATCGTGATGCGTTGATGGTTCGATTGGAATCTATTGAAAAAGATAATGCTTCTCTAAAGTATGAGACTCGGTTGCTTCAAAAGGAACTTGATACTCTAAATGAATTCCAATTTTCGCGAACAGCTTCTAAACTGTTGCAACTTGAGTCAGAAATACATTCTAAAGGTCAAGTAGCATTGGAGCAGCCTAGAAGTAATCTTGCATTGCAAGAATTATCTCCGGCATCGATGTCTGAGATTGGAAACGATGACAATGTCAGCTACGCAGAATCCTCAGCTTCTGCGTTGATTTCAGAATTGGAGCACTTTAAGAGTCAAAAACCGGAGTCATTGTCCTGCAAAAGTTTTGGACCTTCGGATATAAACCTTATGGGTGATTTCATTGAAATGGAAAAATTAGCGGTGGTCTCGGTTGAAAAGTTAGAAGATCAAAGTACATTTGATTCAGGCAAAGATTCTTGTCGATTTGATGCGCCTAATGCTGAGACTCAATCAATAAAGAGAATTAGGACACAATTGCAGAGAGATCTGAATAAATCAATAGGCAAAATGATTGAGCTTATTGACGGGATCAACGTGCCTGCTGACGATAATAATAATCATGTAGCGTCGAGCGGCTACATGGTCCGTCTTTTTCAGTGGAAAACATCTGATCTCAATGATGTCTTACAGAAATTTGTCAATGCGTGTTACAGTTTACTGAACGGTAAGGCTGATCATGAAAATTTTGGCATAGAAGTAACTACAGCCTTGGAATGGATTATCAATCATTGCTTTTCTATTCATGATGTTTCAAGTATGAAGGATGAAGTTAAAAAACAATTTGATTGGGATGAGATAGAGAGTGAAAGTGAAGCAAAAAAGTTGCAAACAGATACGAGTCGATTTCAGGAATTAGAGAAAACTATTGCCAGCTTGAGATTGGAGTTAAAAACCTTAGAGGAGTCCAATAAAAGACTTGAAGATCAAATACAAAACGAAAGATCCTTAAATAGAGATCATGACTCTCAGCTTACAGAAACCGAATTAAATGAGGCTTATCACAAGATTTTGGAATTAGAAGTGGAGCTGGAAAGCAAGAATCACTATTGTGAAGAATTAGACACAAAATTTGTTGAACTTCAGCTTCAGCTTGAAAG CATGAAAAAGACGCACTCGAATGATTACGGTAATCAGAAAAATGACCCGCTGCGAACT GAATGGGAGATAACAGCAGCTTCAGAGAAGTTAGCAGAGTGTCAAGAAACCATCCTTATCCTTGAGAAGCAGTTGAAGGCATTGGCTGCGAAAAAGGATATGTCCCTGTTTGACAACATTATTGCGGCTCATCGTCGTCCTATAATCACAAATACATCCAGTGTTAGTCTTTCCTGTAAAGACGCGAAGATGAAAAACCGGCCGTCTCTTTTGGATCAGATGCTTGCTGATGATGATGCAAAAACCAAGGTTTGTAAAGCAAATGAAAAAGGCTTTAAGCAACCGCTCGAAAAGATTGTAGTTTTGACAGGAGTTAGAGGTAACGATGACAGTGTTAATGTCAATTCGAGATTGGCCATTTTACCTGCAAAGAAATCTGGACGACGAAGCTTCTGGAAAAGGATGTTAGGGACAAGAAGAAAGCCGAAAAGAAAACAAGTGTTTCAGTTTAACAAGTGA